A window of the Paenibacillus woosongensis genome harbors these coding sequences:
- the folB gene encoding dihydroneopterin aldolase, giving the protein MDKMVLRRMEYYGYHGVFEEERKLGQRFYVDLELELDLREAGQTDDLSKTVNYAEIHELLRGIVEGKSFKLIEALAEHIASSVLDTYTMVDALTVHVTKPHPPFDIHFEGVTVQLYRSRK; this is encoded by the coding sequence ATATTACGGGTACCATGGTGTTTTTGAGGAAGAGCGCAAGCTTGGTCAACGCTTCTATGTCGATCTTGAATTAGAACTTGATTTGCGGGAAGCCGGACAGACCGATGATTTGAGCAAGACGGTGAACTATGCCGAAATTCATGAGCTGCTGCGGGGCATTGTCGAAGGAAAAAGCTTCAAATTGATCGAAGCCCTCGCAGAACATATTGCATCCTCGGTTTTGGACACTTATACTATGGTAGATGCGTTAACGGTTCATGTCACGAAGCCGCATCCGCCATTTGATATTCATTTTGAAGGTGTGACGGTGCAGTTGTACCGCTCTAGAAAGTGA
- the folK gene encoding 2-amino-4-hydroxy-6-hydroxymethyldihydropteridine diphosphokinase yields the protein MNTHPTSGTTEAYIALGANLGDREATLMEALARLDAHPKIEVLRCSRLYETDPVGYLDQPCFLNMTAALRTTLGPEELLVVMQQIELELGRERKIRYGPRTVDLDLLWVEGQEIDTPLLTLPHPRMMERAFVLVPLADIVAEEESSGLYRRTQEALTSMDGKEGVRFWKICNWRSESGLTEN from the coding sequence ATGAATACACATCCGACCTCTGGAACTACAGAGGCTTATATTGCTTTAGGGGCCAATCTCGGCGACCGGGAAGCGACCTTGATGGAGGCGCTGGCTCGGCTGGATGCCCACCCGAAGATAGAGGTGCTCCGCTGCTCCCGTCTATATGAGACCGATCCTGTAGGATATCTTGATCAGCCTTGCTTCCTGAATATGACTGCAGCGCTACGGACGACGCTGGGTCCTGAGGAGCTGCTGGTTGTCATGCAGCAAATTGAGCTTGAGCTGGGGCGTGAGCGCAAAATTCGCTATGGGCCGCGAACCGTTGATTTGGATCTGCTATGGGTAGAGGGGCAAGAGATAGATACCCCATTGCTGACGCTGCCACATCCGCGGATGATGGAGCGTGCCTTTGTACTTGTCCCTTTGGCGGACATCGTTGCCGAGGAGGAGTCTTCCGGCTTATACCGGCGCACCCAAGAAGCTTTGACCAGCATGGATGGAAAGGAAGGCGTACGTTTTTGGAAAATTTGCAACTGGCGCAGCGAATCCGGGCTTACCGAAAACTAA
- a CDS encoding helix-turn-helix domain-containing protein, which produces MENLQLAQRIRAYRKLKGFTQQQLAERSGVSLAVLGAIERGNRRAEDQILIKIVDALGISMSELKSSE; this is translated from the coding sequence TTGGAAAATTTGCAACTGGCGCAGCGAATCCGGGCTTACCGAAAACTAAAGGGGTTCACACAGCAGCAGCTTGCGGAGCGATCCGGCGTATCGCTAGCCGTCCTCGGAGCGATCGAGCGTGGGAACCGACGTGCAGAAGATCAAATTTTAATTAAAATTGTGGATGCTTTGGGCATTTCGATGTCTGAATTGAAATCCTCAGAATAA
- the dusB gene encoding tRNA dihydrouridine synthase DusB → MLKIGDIEMKNQVVLAPMAGVCNPAFRLIAKEFGTGLVCAEMVSDKAIIHGNKRTKEMLFVDEREKPLSLQIFGGDRGSLVEAAKVVDQETNADIIDINMGCPVPKVTKCDAGARWLLDPNKIYEMVSAVVDAVSKPVTVKMRIGWDAEHIYVVDNAKAVEQAGGKAVSVHGRTREQLYTGKADWSYIKQVKEAVSIPVIGNGDVATPEDAKRMLEQTGCDGVMIGRGALGNPWMLYRTVEYLRTGELLPEPDPEEKIRIAILHMDRLAALKGESVAVREMRKHLAWYLKGMQGAARIKDVIMEETKRDEMVRILENFVANLSIENAKEAESA, encoded by the coding sequence ATGCTGAAAATTGGCGATATTGAAATGAAGAACCAGGTCGTGCTAGCACCGATGGCGGGCGTCTGCAATCCTGCCTTCCGGCTGATTGCCAAGGAGTTCGGCACCGGCCTCGTCTGTGCGGAGATGGTTAGCGACAAAGCGATCATCCATGGAAACAAGCGCACGAAGGAAATGCTGTTCGTAGATGAGCGGGAGAAGCCGCTTAGTCTGCAGATTTTTGGCGGGGATCGGGGTTCTCTGGTAGAAGCGGCCAAGGTTGTCGATCAGGAGACGAATGCCGATATCATCGATATTAACATGGGCTGTCCTGTACCTAAAGTGACGAAATGCGATGCCGGGGCACGCTGGCTGCTTGATCCGAATAAAATTTATGAAATGGTGTCCGCCGTGGTGGATGCTGTCAGCAAGCCGGTAACGGTCAAAATGCGGATCGGCTGGGACGCCGAGCATATCTATGTGGTGGATAACGCCAAGGCGGTAGAACAGGCTGGAGGCAAGGCGGTCAGTGTACACGGCCGTACCCGGGAGCAGCTGTATACCGGCAAAGCCGACTGGAGCTACATTAAGCAAGTCAAGGAAGCCGTGTCTATTCCAGTCATCGGGAACGGCGATGTTGCGACCCCAGAGGATGCGAAGCGCATGCTGGAGCAAACCGGATGCGATGGCGTCATGATCGGCCGGGGTGCGTTGGGCAACCCGTGGATGCTGTACCGGACGGTAGAATATCTGAGAACCGGGGAATTGCTGCCTGAACCGGATCCGGAAGAGAAAATCCGCATTGCAATCCTTCATATGGATCGTTTGGCCGCTCTCAAGGGAGAGAGCGTGGCGGTACGCGAGATGCGCAAGCATTTGGCATGGTACTTGAAAGGCATGCAAGGTGCGGCACGGATCAAGGATGTTATCATGGAAGAGACCAAGCGGGACGAGATGGTACGAATTCTCGAGAATTTTGTCGCTAATCTGTCCATTGAGAATGCTAAAGAAGCGGAATCCGCTTAA
- the greA gene encoding transcription elongation factor GreA, with amino-acid sequence MSDKEVILTQDGLKKLEEELENLKSVKRREVAERIKVAIGYGDISENSEYEDAKNEQAFIEGRIITLEKMLRNARIINNDEIDTDTVSIGSTVTVEDLEFGDTMEYAIVGTAESDPLQNKISNESPVGKAILGKQKGAIVDVTVPAGVIQYKIVDIKK; translated from the coding sequence ATGAGCGATAAAGAAGTTATTCTTACACAAGATGGTTTGAAGAAGTTGGAAGAAGAGCTTGAAAATTTGAAATCCGTGAAACGTCGTGAGGTTGCGGAGCGCATTAAGGTTGCCATTGGTTATGGCGATATTAGTGAAAACTCGGAATACGAGGATGCCAAGAATGAGCAGGCTTTTATTGAAGGCCGTATTATTACGCTTGAGAAAATGCTGCGCAACGCCCGTATCATTAACAACGACGAAATTGATACGGACACGGTGAGCATTGGTTCCACGGTAACCGTAGAGGATTTGGAGTTCGGCGATACGATGGAATACGCCATCGTCGGTACGGCTGAATCCGATCCGCTGCAAAATAAAATTTCAAACGAAAGCCCAGTAGGCAAGGCGATCCTCGGTAAGCAAAAGGGTGCTATCGTCGATGTAACGGTCCCTGCGGGTGTGATTCAATATAAAATCGTAGATATTAAGAAATAG
- the lysS gene encoding lysine--tRNA ligase, giving the protein MSEEHNTQEQEVEISELLQIRRDKLDELWNLGIDPFGKKYVRTHMAGAILQDYDGMTKEELEEKKVEVSVAGRIMAKRGMGKASFAHIQDLSGRIQIYVRQDSVPEVKYAAFSILDLGDIVGVRGEVFKTKTGETTIKVTDLEVLSKSLYPLPDKYHGLKDVELRYRQRYVDLIVNPEVQQTFIKRSRIIQSMRRYLDSLGYLEVETPTLHSIAGGAAARPFITHHNALDMELYMRIAIELHLKRLIVGGLEKVYEIGRVYRNEGVSTRHNPEFTMIELYEAYADYKDIMALTENMIAHIAEEVLGTKVVHYQGHEVDLTPQWRRVSMVDAVKEVTGVDFGVQMSNEEAHRLAKEHKVPVEPHMTFGHILNAFFEEFVEETLIQPTFVYGHPVEISPLAKKNEEDPRFTDRFELFIVAREHANAFTELNDPIDQRQRFEAQLIEREHGNDEAHEMDNDFIHALEYGMPPTGGLGIGIDRLVMLLTNSASIRDVLLFPHMRSE; this is encoded by the coding sequence ATGAGCGAGGAACACAACACTCAGGAGCAGGAAGTCGAAATCAGCGAGCTATTACAAATCAGACGCGATAAATTGGACGAGCTGTGGAACCTGGGGATCGACCCTTTTGGTAAGAAGTACGTGCGTACTCATATGGCAGGTGCAATTCTGCAGGACTACGACGGCATGACGAAGGAAGAGCTTGAGGAGAAGAAGGTAGAGGTATCAGTTGCCGGACGGATCATGGCCAAACGGGGAATGGGGAAAGCAAGCTTCGCTCATATTCAAGATTTGAGCGGCAGAATCCAAATTTACGTCCGTCAGGATAGTGTCCCGGAAGTGAAGTATGCTGCTTTCAGCATTCTTGACCTGGGCGATATCGTAGGGGTGCGCGGTGAAGTATTTAAGACGAAGACCGGCGAGACAACCATTAAAGTGACCGATCTTGAAGTGCTGTCCAAATCGCTTTATCCGCTGCCGGATAAGTACCATGGCCTGAAGGATGTTGAGCTCCGCTATCGTCAGCGTTATGTGGACCTGATTGTGAACCCTGAGGTACAGCAAACATTTATTAAACGTTCCCGCATAATCCAATCGATGCGCCGTTATCTGGATTCATTGGGATACCTGGAAGTAGAGACCCCGACACTGCATAGCATCGCCGGCGGCGCTGCGGCGCGTCCGTTTATTACACATCATAATGCGCTGGATATGGAGCTTTATATGCGAATTGCGATCGAGCTTCATTTGAAGCGTCTTATTGTCGGCGGGCTGGAGAAAGTGTACGAAATCGGCCGTGTATACCGGAATGAAGGTGTGTCTACACGCCACAACCCGGAATTTACGATGATTGAATTGTATGAAGCTTATGCGGATTACAAGGATATCATGGCGCTGACGGAGAATATGATCGCTCATATCGCCGAAGAAGTGCTGGGTACGAAGGTTGTGCATTACCAAGGGCATGAAGTAGACCTTACGCCGCAATGGCGCCGGGTATCAATGGTTGATGCTGTTAAGGAAGTTACCGGCGTAGACTTCGGCGTCCAAATGAGCAATGAGGAAGCACACCGCCTGGCGAAAGAACACAAAGTTCCGGTTGAGCCTCATATGACGTTTGGGCATATATTGAATGCTTTCTTCGAAGAATTCGTAGAAGAGACGCTGATTCAGCCGACTTTCGTCTACGGACATCCGGTGGAGATTTCTCCACTGGCGAAGAAAAATGAGGAAGATCCGCGGTTCACGGATCGTTTCGAGTTGTTTATCGTAGCTCGCGAGCATGCCAACGCATTTACCGAGCTGAATGACCCGATTGATCAGCGTCAACGTTTCGAAGCTCAGCTGATTGAGCGCGAGCACGGCAATGATGAGGCTCATGAGATGGACAATGACTTCATCCATGCCCTTGAATATGGTATGCCGCCAACTGGCGGACTTGGAATTGGCATTGACCGTCTGGTGATGCTGCTGACGAATTCTGCGTCGATCCGCGATGTGTTGTTGTTCCCGCATATGCGTTCGGAATAA
- a CDS encoding RNA polymerase sigma factor yields the protein MSSKYTTMQPFRTLEQMKSVQEAELLQEPKQLENMRPVKGTVIVHPYKPLSRTKFVPQVKHMKQPMPKLHQDARSMQPSKALQQSNIRRQSRQLKPRQQFKQQQRLNPHHQQSKQHQQPNLNLVGADQRSTASLQLETRHDSFLEWVQSYQGALSQYCRSLVATSWEAEDLVQETWLKVWRISLEKGSDFSVNKSYLYKIANHIYIDGRRKNRTGAELYSMDQTAADELQADEADVASLWTAMETIVNRLPINQRITLMLIDVFRYTAAETAELLSTTEGAVKALLHRARTKLRSERESMETDKGSRLGKRSGSAHATPHNEQIVYAYLKAFREHNPRALLLLMNESTALEQLQPPVLQKHRQQNARHQDDLKAAVSRQMFVWAAA from the coding sequence ATGAGCAGCAAGTACACAACGATGCAGCCATTTAGAACTCTAGAACAAATGAAGTCCGTACAGGAAGCGGAGCTTTTGCAAGAACCAAAGCAGCTGGAGAATATGAGGCCCGTAAAAGGCACAGTAATTGTGCACCCATACAAACCTTTGTCGAGAACGAAGTTCGTGCCACAAGTCAAACATATGAAACAACCGATGCCGAAGCTGCATCAGGATGCAAGATCCATGCAGCCATCAAAGGCACTGCAGCAATCCAATATCCGCCGACAATCCCGACAATTGAAGCCACGTCAACAATTCAAGCAACAACAGCGATTAAACCCGCATCATCAACAGTCAAAGCAGCACCAGCAACCAAACCTTAACCTTGTGGGTGCAGATCAGCGATCCACTGCTAGCCTCCAATTGGAGACAAGGCATGACAGCTTTCTGGAATGGGTTCAATCTTATCAGGGGGCACTGAGTCAATATTGCCGGTCCCTGGTCGCTACATCCTGGGAGGCGGAAGATCTTGTCCAAGAAACTTGGCTGAAGGTTTGGAGAATTTCTCTTGAAAAGGGCAGCGACTTCAGCGTCAATAAGTCGTACCTATACAAAATTGCTAACCATATATACATTGATGGACGTCGCAAAAATAGAACTGGTGCAGAGTTGTATTCGATGGACCAGACAGCAGCTGATGAGCTCCAGGCAGATGAGGCGGATGTAGCCTCCCTCTGGACGGCCATGGAAACAATCGTAAACCGCCTCCCTATCAATCAGCGCATTACGTTAATGCTTATAGATGTATTTCGTTACACGGCCGCAGAAACGGCGGAACTGCTCTCTACGACCGAAGGAGCTGTTAAAGCATTGCTTCACCGCGCCCGGACGAAGCTTAGATCGGAGCGAGAGAGTATGGAAACAGATAAAGGCTCACGGTTAGGAAAAAGAAGCGGCTCAGCACATGCGACCCCGCATAATGAGCAAATCGTATATGCGTACTTAAAGGCATTCCGGGAGCATAATCCACGGGCACTGCTCCTGCTCATGAATGAATCCACCGCGCTCGAGCAGCTGCAGCCACCCGTTCTGCAGAAGCATAGGCAGCAAAATGCTCGACATCAGGATGATCTAAAAGCCGCGGTTTCCAGGCAAATGTTCGTATGGGCAGCTGCCTAA
- the clpP gene encoding ATP-dependent Clp endopeptidase proteolytic subunit ClpP, giving the protein MSTFIPYVIEQTSRGERSYDIYSRLLKDRIVFLGSAIDDQVANSITAQMLLLAAEDPEKDIHFYINSPGGSTSAGFAIYDTMQYIKPDVQTICAGMAASFAAILLLSGTKGKRFALPNSEVMIHQPHGGVQGQASDIEISAKRILRTRERLNAIAAEHTGQSLERIAKDMDRDYFMSAQEAIEYGVIDQVISKAG; this is encoded by the coding sequence ATGAGTACATTTATTCCGTACGTCATCGAACAAACGAGCCGCGGAGAACGCTCCTATGATATTTATTCCAGGCTGCTTAAGGATCGAATCGTATTTCTCGGTTCAGCGATTGATGACCAGGTGGCCAATAGCATAACTGCACAAATGCTTTTGCTTGCGGCTGAGGATCCCGAGAAGGATATCCATTTCTATATAAATAGCCCTGGCGGTTCCACTTCAGCAGGGTTTGCCATTTACGATACAATGCAGTACATCAAACCTGACGTTCAGACGATTTGCGCCGGCATGGCTGCTTCTTTTGCGGCAATTCTACTGTTGTCGGGCACTAAAGGAAAACGGTTCGCCTTGCCAAATAGCGAGGTAATGATTCATCAGCCGCATGGCGGTGTCCAAGGGCAAGCCAGTGACATCGAAATTAGCGCTAAACGGATTCTACGTACCCGGGAGAGACTAAACGCGATTGCCGCCGAGCATACGGGCCAGTCGCTGGAGCGCATAGCCAAAGATATGGATCGGGATTACTTCATGTCCGCGCAAGAAGCGATTGAATATGGCGTCATCGATCAGGTGATTTCAAAGGCCGGGTAA
- the guaB gene encoding IMP dehydrogenase, whose protein sequence is MWESKFDKEGLTFDDVLLVPRKSEVLPKEVNLSTKLSDKVKLNMPLISAGMDTVTEAAMAIAIAREGGIGIIHKNMPVEQQAEEVDRVKRSESGVITNPFSLTPDRLVSDAEELMGKYRISGVPIVNEEQKLVGILTNRDLRFVHDYNIKISEVMTHENLVTAPVGTTLQEAEVILQQHKIEKLPLVDESNTLKGLITIKDIEKAIQFPNAAKDEQGRLLVGAAIGVSSDSFVRAEALVKAGVDVITVDSAHGHHINILDTVRELRKRYPELTIIAGNVATGEATRDLIEAGASVVKVGIGPGSICTTRVIAGIGVPQITAVYDCASVAREYGIPIIADGGIKYSGEITKAIAAGAHAVMLGSLLAGTEESPGESEIYQGRRFKVYRGMGSLGAMKQGSKDRYFQDDDKKLVPEGIEGRVAYKGPLSDTVHQLLGGLRSGMGYCGTATLDELRNDTKFIRITGAGLRESHPHDVQITKEAPNYSL, encoded by the coding sequence GTGTGGGAAAGTAAATTTGACAAAGAGGGCTTAACATTTGATGACGTGCTGCTCGTCCCTCGTAAATCGGAGGTCCTTCCGAAAGAGGTAAATTTGTCTACGAAGCTGAGCGATAAGGTTAAGCTGAACATGCCGCTCATCAGCGCCGGAATGGATACAGTAACGGAGGCGGCTATGGCGATTGCCATTGCCCGGGAAGGCGGCATCGGCATCATTCATAAGAATATGCCAGTAGAGCAGCAGGCTGAGGAAGTAGATCGGGTTAAGCGCTCGGAAAGCGGCGTTATCACAAACCCATTCTCCCTTACGCCGGATCGGTTGGTATCGGATGCCGAGGAGTTGATGGGCAAGTACCGGATCTCCGGTGTACCTATCGTAAACGAGGAGCAGAAGTTAGTCGGAATTTTGACGAACCGGGATCTGCGGTTTGTGCATGATTATAACATCAAGATTAGCGAAGTCATGACGCACGAGAATCTGGTCACAGCTCCTGTGGGCACGACCCTTCAAGAGGCCGAAGTTATCCTGCAGCAGCATAAAATCGAGAAGCTGCCGCTGGTGGATGAATCCAATACGCTTAAAGGCTTGATCACAATCAAGGATATCGAGAAGGCGATCCAATTCCCGAACGCGGCAAAAGATGAGCAAGGCAGACTGCTTGTCGGAGCGGCTATCGGCGTATCCTCCGATTCCTTTGTACGGGCGGAGGCTTTGGTTAAGGCAGGCGTTGACGTTATTACGGTTGATTCCGCGCACGGGCATCATATTAACATTTTGGACACAGTACGTGAGCTTCGCAAACGGTATCCGGAACTTACAATTATCGCCGGCAACGTAGCGACTGGCGAAGCAACCCGCGATTTGATCGAGGCAGGCGCTTCTGTCGTCAAGGTAGGTATCGGACCAGGTTCGATTTGTACGACACGTGTCATCGCCGGGATCGGTGTTCCACAAATTACCGCCGTATACGACTGCGCATCGGTTGCTCGCGAATATGGCATTCCGATCATCGCCGACGGAGGCATTAAATATTCCGGAGAGATCACGAAGGCCATTGCTGCCGGAGCACATGCAGTTATGCTGGGAAGCTTGCTTGCCGGTACGGAAGAAAGCCCTGGTGAATCGGAGATTTATCAAGGCCGCCGATTCAAAGTGTATAGAGGGATGGGCTCCCTTGGAGCAATGAAGCAAGGCAGTAAGGATCGCTACTTCCAGGATGACGACAAGAAGCTGGTACCGGAAGGCATTGAAGGGCGCGTCGCTTACAAAGGGCCATTGTCCGACACGGTTCATCAACTGTTAGGCGGTTTACGTTCAGGAATGGGATATTGCGGAACAGCTACCTTGGATGAGCTTCGTAACGATACGAAATTCATCCGTATTACGGGAGCAGGCCTTCGCGAAAGTCATCCGCACGACGTGCAAATTACGAAGGAAGCACCGAACTATTCCTTGTAA
- a CDS encoding D-alanyl-D-alanine carboxypeptidase family protein, producing MKLKEKKPRTSKRQILRKSVASVLLLNMLCLSTVPAMVLAEGQQTEATTSTKPVVEQISSSIPSVESLELNVKSAILMEPVSGQVLLNVNGDTPLPPASMTKMMTEYIVADLVKQGKFSWDDVVTVRENASKTIGSRIFLAQGDQHTIRELYIAMAVGSANDATVALAEHVAGSEQAFVKMMNDEAQRMGMTNTYFANSTGLDIGDMPKEFQPANDKETVMSAMDAAILAKYIVTDHPDFTEFTTIQEYTFRPRDKKPMVNWNYMLEANKNVTNFRQFAYEGMDGLKTGHTSRAGSCFTGTAERNGMRLISVVMGTQATKTMKAEDVRFVETRKVMDYGFNNFEIKQVVAPKTTVEGAETVTVKKAKNVDVPVVTDQGVSFVVPKGADMSSLQATVSLNEETALVAPLKQGTEVGTVTYSYKVPGSDEPVEKTVKLITAQDADKANWFKLFLRAIGDFFKDLFNGIKNLF from the coding sequence GTGAAATTGAAAGAAAAGAAACCTAGAACATCGAAACGGCAAATCCTTCGTAAAAGCGTCGCCTCTGTTCTTTTACTGAATATGTTATGTCTATCTACGGTGCCGGCGATGGTTCTTGCTGAAGGTCAGCAAACCGAAGCGACGACGTCTACCAAACCTGTAGTAGAGCAAATCAGCTCTAGCATTCCATCCGTGGAATCTCTTGAACTTAATGTTAAATCTGCGATATTAATGGAGCCGGTATCCGGCCAAGTTCTATTAAATGTGAATGGAGATACACCGCTGCCTCCGGCAAGTATGACCAAAATGATGACGGAATACATTGTTGCAGACTTAGTCAAGCAAGGGAAGTTTAGCTGGGACGACGTAGTAACCGTACGGGAGAACGCATCGAAGACGATTGGTTCACGGATTTTCCTGGCGCAAGGCGACCAGCATACAATCCGGGAATTATACATTGCCATGGCGGTGGGATCGGCGAACGATGCAACTGTAGCGCTGGCAGAGCATGTCGCCGGTTCTGAGCAAGCATTCGTTAAGATGATGAATGACGAAGCCCAGCGCATGGGAATGACCAACACTTATTTTGCAAACTCTACAGGTTTGGATATTGGAGATATGCCTAAGGAGTTTCAGCCGGCAAATGACAAGGAAACGGTAATGTCGGCTATGGATGCAGCAATTCTTGCTAAATACATCGTGACTGACCATCCAGATTTTACTGAATTTACAACGATTCAAGAATATACGTTCCGCCCTCGCGACAAGAAGCCGATGGTGAACTGGAACTACATGCTCGAAGCGAACAAGAATGTAACCAACTTCAGACAATTTGCCTATGAGGGGATGGACGGTTTGAAGACCGGGCATACCTCCAGAGCAGGCAGCTGCTTTACCGGCACGGCCGAGCGGAACGGAATGCGGCTGATCAGTGTCGTTATGGGAACGCAGGCTACAAAGACGATGAAGGCCGAGGATGTACGTTTCGTTGAAACGCGCAAAGTGATGGATTACGGGTTCAACAATTTTGAAATTAAGCAGGTCGTTGCCCCTAAGACGACGGTAGAAGGAGCCGAGACGGTTACCGTTAAGAAAGCGAAGAATGTGGATGTTCCTGTCGTTACGGATCAAGGCGTAAGCTTCGTTGTGCCTAAGGGTGCGGATATGAGCAGCCTGCAAGCAACGGTGTCTCTGAATGAGGAGACGGCTTTGGTGGCGCCTCTGAAGCAAGGAACAGAAGTGGGGACTGTGACGTACTCCTACAAAGTTCCGGGCTCTGATGAGCCTGTAGAGAAGACAGTGAAGCTAATTACCGCCCAGGATGCGGATAAGGCGAACTGGTTCAAGCTGTTTCTGCGTGCGATCGGGGATTTTTTCAAGGATCTGTTTAACGGAATCAAAAATCTTTTCTAG
- the pdxS gene encoding pyridoxal 5'-phosphate synthase lyase subunit PdxS, translating into METGTSRVKRGMAEMQKGGVIMDVMNAEQAKIAEAAGATAVMALERVPSDIRAAGGVARMADPTIIEEVMKVVSIPVMAKARIGHYVEAKVLESLGVDYLDESEVLTPADEVFHIDKREFTVPFVCGAKDLGEALRRISEGASMIRTKGEPGTGNIVEAVRHMRLINSQIRSVQNMSKDELYAEAKNLGVSYELLLEVHENGKLPVVNFAAGGVATPADAALMMHLGADGVFVGSGIFKSENPEKFARAIVEATTHYTDYKLIAEVSKNLGTPMKGIEISKLSPAERMSDRGW; encoded by the coding sequence ATGGAAACAGGAACATCACGTGTAAAAAGAGGTATGGCCGAAATGCAAAAAGGCGGCGTCATTATGGACGTCATGAATGCGGAGCAAGCGAAGATCGCCGAAGCGGCTGGAGCAACGGCTGTCATGGCATTGGAGCGCGTTCCTTCTGATATTCGTGCGGCTGGCGGCGTAGCCCGTATGGCTGATCCTACGATTATTGAAGAAGTCATGAAAGTCGTTTCTATTCCGGTTATGGCCAAAGCACGGATCGGGCATTACGTAGAAGCGAAAGTTTTGGAATCTCTCGGGGTAGACTATTTGGACGAGAGTGAAGTGCTGACGCCGGCAGACGAGGTGTTCCACATTGACAAACGTGAGTTCACCGTTCCATTTGTTTGCGGAGCGAAGGATCTCGGCGAAGCGCTGCGCCGCATCAGCGAGGGCGCATCCATGATCCGTACGAAAGGTGAGCCGGGAACAGGCAACATTGTCGAAGCTGTTCGCCATATGCGCCTGATTAACAGCCAAATCCGTTCCGTACAGAATATGTCCAAGGATGAGTTGTATGCAGAGGCTAAGAACTTGGGCGTATCTTATGAGCTATTGCTTGAAGTTCATGAGAACGGAAAGCTTCCTGTCGTGAACTTCGCAGCTGGCGGTGTAGCCACTCCGGCTGATGCGGCGTTGATGATGCATCTTGGCGCTGACGGTGTATTCGTAGGCTCAGGTATTTTTAAATCCGAAAACCCTGAGAAATTCGCTCGTGCGATCGTTGAAGCTACAACGCACTATACCGATTATAAATTGATTGCTGAAGTGTCCAAGAACCTGGGCACGCCGATGAAAGGCATCGAAATTTCCAAATTGTCCCCGGCCGAGCGCATGTCGGATCGCGGCTGGTAA